Proteins co-encoded in one Cricetulus griseus strain 17A/GY chromosome 1 unlocalized genomic scaffold, alternate assembly CriGri-PICRH-1.0 chr1_1, whole genome shotgun sequence genomic window:
- the Rhoh gene encoding rho-related GTP-binding protein RhoH, giving the protein MLSSIKCVLVGDSAVGKTSLLVRFTSETFPEAYKPTVYENTGVDVFMDGIQISLGLWDTAGNDAFRSIRPLSYQQADVVLMCYSVANHSSFLNLKNKWINEIRSNLPCTPVLVVATQTDQREMGPHRASCINAIDGKRLAQDVRAKGYLECSALSNRGVQQVFECAVRTAVNQARRRNRRKLFSINECKIF; this is encoded by the coding sequence ATGCTGAGTTCTATCAAGTGCGTGTTGGTAGGGGACAGTGCTGTGGGGAAAACCTCACTACTGGTGCGCTTCACCTCTGAGACCTTCCCGGAGGCTTACAAGCCCACTGTGTATGAGAATACTGGTGTGGACGTCTTCATGGATGGCATCCAGATCAGCCTGGGCCTCTGGGACACTGCTGGCAATGATGCCTTCAGAAGCATCCGCCCCCTGTCCTACCAGCAGGCAGACGTAGTGCTGATGTGCTACTCTGTGGCAAATCATAGCTCCTTCCTGAACTTGAAGAACAAATGGATTAATGAGATCAGGAGCAACCTACCCTGTACCCCGGTGCTGGTTGTGGCCACACAGACCGACCAGAGAGAGATGGGCCCCCACAGGGCCTCTTGCATCAATGCCATAGACGGGAAGAGACTTGCCCAGGACGTGCGAGCCAAGGGCTACCTGGAGTGCTCAGCCCTTAGCAACCGGGGAGTACAGCAGGTATTTGAATGTGCGGTCCGAACGGCTGTCAACCAGGCCAGGAGACGAAACAGAAGGAAACTCTTCTCCATCAATGAATGCAAGATCTTCTAA